TCTACTTGGATTACAATCAATCAATTTATTCTTCCTAAGGAAATTCAACACAAGTGCTCCCGGGTGACCCAAACGAACATGCCAAAGAGATAGTGCCAAAGCAGCAAAAGTAGATGGTGAAGTGACTGAATTAGTGATCGGATAAAGCTCTCCCCAACTGTTACACCTCATTACCAACCACCCTGTCTGAAAATCTTTCACAGAAACCAAAGGAATCAAAATTAACAGAGATAGAGTTATTAGTGGTAAATTTACAGATGAACATCAAATTATTAACTGGGTGAGGGGCATGAAAAACATTGTTTAAGTGCAAGGGAGGACAGGGGGAAGACAAATTCGTGTGACCATAGCCATGAATTGAAATTAATTGACCATTAGCAATAATTATACCACGTTTATTGCTCTTATTAAAATAAGACATGAGGTTACCTTGCGTGGATGTCATGTGAGAAGTGGCACCGGTGTTCATGTATCAATTTGCATTTGGAGGAGTGATCTCACGAGTATGCATAGCGGCTTCAATATCCGTAGGAGCTGTCATGTTGGCCTGCTGAGGTTGGGGGCCAAGAACACTCGCTTGTGGTGGTTGCTGCTATCCATAATTGAGTCGAAAAGAAGAAGTTGAAGGATATGAACACGGTGGTATAGCCCAAGGACCCCATGATGCCATCCACGGCCACTGCTATCCGCCAGCCCATAGAGAATAGGGCGAATGGTTCTACCCTGCTGACTGTTGCCCAAAGCCACGACTGTTGCCGCCTCTCAGCTGACCACCACGGCCTGTATTACCGCTGCTGCTGGCAGCTTATATACACAAATACAAAAGTATAATTAGgctataattaataaaattaaatatttctatattaggaactaaataaactaaatatcactatattaaaaactaaatatatataatttgttacAATCTGCTCATATATTCTAACATAGTACTTGTGTGTTCTTGCTAAGCATGGAGGCATATCTTCTTACTTTCTATTGGTTATTTTTCCTACCAGCTttacttctcttcttcttctttgtcctCGTTGTCTATTTAACTAGTAAATTTAATGATAATGATACCCCTATTCTGAGAGTATATCCACTGTTGGGTCATTTTGTAGAAATGATTAAAAACTGAAACCGTATGGTTCTATGGATGGCTGAATTGTTAACAATGCGTCCTCCACCACTTTTCTTCTCCGTCTTCCGCGACGGCGCCACCCTCACATCCTCACTGCTAATTCTGCTAATGCTAAACACATTCTCAAGACCCGCTTTGAGATCTACCATGAACACAGAAAATTCCGAGTAGCCCTTCGTGAATTGTGTGGATACAATATTTTTCTAGAAGACGGCAATTGGCCGTTCATGAGTTTAATTCCAGATCATTCCATAAGTTTGTGATTTTAGTCCCTGAAATTGAAATTTCCAATCGACTACTCCCAATTCTCTCAGAAGCCGCAGCTTCTGCCAATAATTATATCGACCTTCAACACATCCTACACAGATTCACATACGACGTCGCATTCAGAATGGAGCTCGGCCATGACTTGGCCTATTTATCTAACTCCCCTAATTTTCCATTTCGCCAATGCTTACCAGTCTGCATACGAAATCAGTCTAAAGAGGAATCTTCCTTTAGACTCTGCAATTTCGTTTCCCCATTAGACGATGGAAAACTTTCTTGTGTTTGTTTAGGATGAGACAATCCCACAAAACTTAATACCGAAGCTGTAATTTTCTTTAAAAGTATCTCCACAAGGGATATCGAGAGTAACATAAGAAAGACAACACGTTAacttaattctatttttttgagacaaaaaaggaaaagaatgaTCTGGAATGGAACTTTAATTTGGCTAAAAAACAGTTGCTATTTGTTTACCAGTTCGGGTCAATGCAAAAGAGAAGAGTGAGAAACAATTTCTTGATCACTTGAAAACCAGCTAAGCGTATGGAAACCTTTTGTATAGGCAAATTTGACTCTCTGTTTTTCCAATTTGAAATTATGTTTATAATATCTCAAGAAACGTCATTGGAAAAAGATAATGTATCAATCGCAATTGTAGTTCTTGTTTATATGAAATTCTGTTACTTGTATGAACGAAGCTAGTTGCCCGGTTGGGTATTAACATTATACAGTTGATAATTCGAATTGACTTTTTTTAATTAGGGGAGAAAGACTTGTTGATGATATCAGCAGCCCACTTTAGTTAATTGTATTAATTATGTGCGCGGGCGCAGTGAATTAATAAGGTTGCTTTGTTGGTTTAAAAAAACAAGGGTCTATTGTTTCTTGTCTTACATTACATTTTTTTAAGAGTGTTTCTACAAGAAAATGGTTGTCATAGCCAAAGCTCACAACACGTGCATTTTCAGCTATGATCTAACAGACCTTCACATGTGTGAGCTAAGTGGACGAGACCTATATAAACAGCAACCCTAATCTGAAACTTTTGCCAACAGAACATGGACATCCAACTCATGTATAGCCTGCTCTTTTCTCTCCTTGCGCTTGCATTAATAGTTTTTCTACTATCGCTACTATTATCCTTCAACTATATTCATGAGCCTTTTTTGATCTCAAAACATGACTCCAATTGTTCAAAATTCTATTCAGTGTTTGGCATGTTGTTCTCATTAGTAAAAAATAAGGACCGAGCTATCTTATGGACTTCAAAATTCTTCCAAAAATCATCTTTTACAACCATCATCTTTAAAGGACTTTTTGGTAAAACTACTTGCATCGTCTTTACAATTTCCCCTTCCAACATCAAGCATATGGTTAAGATTCGCTTAAACATTTACCGAAAAGACTTTGTCATGCAATTTGTTTTGTCAGACTTACTAGGGGATGGTCTTTTACTTGTCAATCATGGCGAAAATTAGAAAACCCAAAGGCATTTCATGAGTCACATATTCCATGCTGATACAATGTTTCGTTATCTTATAAAATCAACCACCACGAACGAGCTCTCTGCTCGTCTTATTCCTTTTTTTACCACTGCAGCCGAAAATAAAACTAGTAATATAGACCTCCAAGACATATTTCATCGGCTTACGTTTGCTATTCTATGTCAGGTAGCTTTTGGTCATGATCCTAAATACTTGTTGCCATTTCTCCCTGACAAACCATTGATAGACTCTTTCGAAAATAGGTTTACTTGTCCCTCCCTCTTCTGGAAAACAAAAAAACTTCTCAACATTGGATTCGAACAGGATCTCAGGTATGCAACTATGCATATACTCCCTTCGTTTCAATTCCTTTGTCCACTTTTGATTTGACACAGAGTTTAAAATAGTAAAGAATGGCTTTTGaatcttgtaattttatattatagatATGTAGAAGGTAATAAAAGGAAAGAAGCATTTTTTTGAaacggactaaaaaggaaaataagagtAACAAATTGAAACAGGGGATTTAATATTTGTTAAAATTTTAGTTAATCTTTCCTATGCAGGAATGCAATTGATGTACTCAGAGAATATGTAAAGAAGAGAATCGCAGGAAAGATCAAGAAGCATAGCTTGTCCATAGATGAAGAAGGAGGTGATTTTTTCGACAGATACATAAAACGGGCTTTCAAATACAATAATGTAGTTGATGAAAAGCTTATTATAGATACAGGTATCAAAATTATCCTGGATGGTGATGATACTCTGTTTTCAGCTTTAGTATGGTTTTTTTGGATAGTGTCAAGTCACCCTGATGTAGAAAAGGAGATTGTCAAAGAAATCGAGCAAGTGAAAGACGACAATGATTTAAATGCAATGGTGTATACACATGCTTCAATTTATGAAAGCATGAGACTTTACCCACCGGTCCCTCTTGAATTGAAGCAAGTGATCGAAGAGGATATTTTTCCTGATGGAACCAAATTGAAGGAAGGGAACACGTATTTGTCTTCATGTTCTTGCAATGGGGAGATCGAAAGAATTGTGGGGTTCCGATTGTGAGGATTTTCACCCTGAGCGATGGTTGGTGAAAGAAAGTAGTAGtgaaaattggaaatttgtGCCAAGGGATCCTTTTACATATCCAGTGTTTCATGCAGGGCCAAGGACTTGTCTTGGTAAAGATATTGCTTTTATGCAGATAAAAATGGTAGTTGTTTCTGTTTTGAAGAGGTTTAGACTGATTCCTGCTCAAGGTTTTACTCCAATTTATAATTCATCATTGACATCAAAGATGAAAACTGGTTTTCTTGTACAAATTGTGGAACACTGCGCTACTAATTAAACGTTAGTTAATTTGTACCTCGTATTCCAAATCAATTCCCATCTAAATTGAAATGAAGGGAGTATTTCGATAAATGTTAAAGTGTGTGACAACCTAACAATTGTATATGTGTGTCACATCTATCAAGTTTActgatttaaatattttactcatTTGGTTTTGTGCAATTGCTTCTTTTTTGTTAGTTGAGATTGTTAGAGCACTATGTATGCTCCTTCGTgatgccaaaaaaaaaaaaagaaacatagTAGAATTTAAGTTCTATgcactaaaaaatatttacacgATTAAGTTACTTATATAATTAGAtttaatttatacatatttatagAGTAAAATTTGTTTTATACAATCAATGCCTGCTGTAGCAGGAGTCCATCTATACATGGGTGCACCTCTGTAATTAGCAGTGCCATTATACTAAATTTGATTTTCTAAAGAAGGTACTAAAGGATATATGTAACGATTAAAGAAAAATTTCCTGGTTCAGCACTAGTCAATTTGCAAGTGTCACATACATTCCTGACAACCATCACATGAGTTCTGATCTCCAATCCTAATTTAACATTAGTCAACTTGTGTCATATAGAAACAACATTGCAGACAACCATCACACGAGGTCTAATCTCCTACCCTACAAAGTTTTAACTTGATGG
This Solanum dulcamara chromosome 8, daSolDulc1.2, whole genome shotgun sequence DNA region includes the following protein-coding sequences:
- the LOC129900183 gene encoding cytochrome P450 94A2-like, translated to MPSTATAIRQPIENRANGSTLLTVAQSHDCCRLSADHHGLYYRCCWQLIYTNTKVAFGHDPKYLLPFLPDKPLIDSFENRFTCPSLFWKTKKLLNIGFEQDLRNAIDVLREYVKKRIAGKIKKHSLSIDEEGGDFFDRYIKRAFKYNNVVDEKLIIDTGIKIILDGDDTLFSALVWFFWIVSSHPDVEKEIVKEIEQVKDDNDLNAMVKGTRICLHVLAMGRSKELWGSDCEDFHPERWLVKESSSENWKFVPRDPFTYPVFHAGPRTCLGKDIAFMQIKMVVVSVLKRFRLIPAQGFTPIYNSSLTSKMKTGFLVQIVEHCATN